One window from the genome of Elephas maximus indicus isolate mEleMax1 chromosome 8, mEleMax1 primary haplotype, whole genome shotgun sequence encodes:
- the FMC1 gene encoding protein FMC1 homolog, whose amino-acid sequence MAALGSPARTWRGLLRELRYLSAATGRPYRDTAAYRYLVKAFRAHRVTGEQLCRAQHELHFQAAAYLCLLRSVREHVALHREFHGQGERSVEESAGLVGLQLPRQPGGKGWEP is encoded by the exons ATGGCGGCGTTGGGGTCGCCAGCGCGCACGTGGCGGGGCCTTCTGCGGGAGCTGCGCTACCTGAGCGCAGCCACCGGCCGGCCCTATCGCGACACCGCGGCCTATCGGTACCTCGTGAAGGCTTTCCGTGCACATCGG GTCACCGGGGAGCAGTTGTGCAGAGCCCAACACGAGCTTCACTTCCAAGCCGCCGCCTACCTCTGCCTGCTGCGCAGTGTCCGGGAGCACGTGGCCCTGCACCGGGAATTTCACGGCCAGGGCGAGCGCTCCGTGGAGGAGTCCGCGGGCCTGGTGGGTCTCCAGCTGCCCCGGCAGCCTGGAGGGAAGGGCTGGGAGCCGTGA